Proteins from one Mycobacterium sp. SMC-2 genomic window:
- a CDS encoding cytochrome P450: protein MSTPGQSQQATFHLPRLDFAKLPMAVDRGVGWTALRDAGPVVFMNGHYYITRREDVLAALRNPKVFSSTILQPPGHPLPVLPLAFDPPQHTRYRKVLQPFFSPLGLSKSRPVLERHAAEMIGALAGQGKCEVMADFAHLYPFQVFMDLYGLPIQDRDRLIAWKDAVVSDKPYITQADIEKSEQLLTYLADAIRQRRKNPGSDMLSQVMASDGNFSDLELLGMSHLLILAGLDTVTAAIGFCLFELARRPELRELLRDNPRQIRVFIEEIVRLEPSAPVAPRITTKYVDIGGMTLPPGTSVRLCMAAVNRDGSDATSVNELVMDGKVHRHWGFGGGPHRCLGSHLARIELTVVVGEWLRQIPDFELPADYVPAINYPSKSFALKALPLSWG from the coding sequence ATGAGCACTCCTGGCCAAAGCCAGCAAGCCACGTTCCACCTACCGCGGCTCGATTTCGCAAAGTTGCCGATGGCCGTGGACCGGGGCGTGGGGTGGACGGCGCTGCGGGACGCCGGCCCGGTGGTGTTCATGAACGGCCACTACTACATCACGCGGCGTGAGGACGTGCTGGCCGCGCTGCGCAATCCCAAGGTGTTCTCGTCGACGATCCTTCAGCCTCCCGGCCACCCGTTGCCTGTGCTGCCACTGGCCTTCGACCCTCCTCAGCACACCCGCTACCGGAAGGTGCTGCAGCCGTTCTTCAGCCCGCTCGGTCTGAGCAAATCCCGGCCGGTGCTGGAGCGGCACGCCGCCGAGATGATCGGCGCCCTTGCCGGCCAAGGCAAATGCGAAGTGATGGCGGATTTCGCCCACCTGTACCCGTTTCAGGTCTTCATGGACCTTTACGGCCTACCGATTCAGGATCGGGATCGCCTGATCGCTTGGAAGGACGCGGTGGTCAGCGACAAGCCCTACATCACCCAGGCCGATATCGAGAAGAGCGAGCAGCTGTTGACGTATCTGGCCGATGCGATACGGCAACGCCGGAAAAATCCCGGGTCCGACATGCTGTCGCAAGTCATGGCCAGCGACGGCAACTTCAGCGACCTGGAACTGCTGGGCATGAGCCACCTGCTGATCCTGGCCGGCCTGGACACCGTGACCGCGGCGATCGGCTTCTGCCTATTCGAATTGGCGCGCCGGCCAGAGCTGCGCGAGTTGCTTCGCGACAACCCAAGGCAGATCCGGGTTTTCATCGAAGAGATCGTCCGGCTGGAGCCGTCGGCGCCGGTGGCGCCCCGGATCACCACCAAATACGTCGACATCGGCGGCATGACGTTGCCACCCGGGACGTCGGTACGGTTGTGCATGGCCGCGGTCAACCGCGACGGCAGCGATGCCACATCCGTCAACGAACTCGTCATGGACGGAAAGGTCCACCGTCACTGGGGGTTTGGGGGTGGTCCACACCGTTGCCTGGGGTCCCACCTGGCGCGGATCGAACTGACCGTCGTCGTCGGGGAATGGCTCAGGCAGATTCCCGACTTCGAGCTGCCCGCGGACTACGTCCCCGCGATCAACTACCCCTCAAAGAGTTTCGCGCTCAAAGCATTACCGCTGAGCTGGGGCTGA
- a CDS encoding ferredoxin produces the protein MRVRLDQSKCVGHAQCYAVDPDLFPIDDSGYSILEEHEVRPEDEQLTRDGVASCPEMALILEED, from the coding sequence ATGAGGGTTCGTCTCGATCAATCTAAATGTGTGGGCCATGCCCAGTGCTACGCCGTAGATCCGGATCTGTTCCCCATAGACGACTCGGGTTATTCGATCCTCGAAGAGCATGAGGTAAGGCCCGAGGACGAGCAGTTGACACGCGACGGTGTCGCCTCCTGCCCGGAGATGGCGTTGATCCTCGAAGAGGACTGA
- the istA gene encoding IS21 family transposase: MSYREVSVIEVREMLRLWLQGHGLREVARLSGTDRKTVRRYVDRARACGLDRDGDGCQLTDELLAAVIAGVRPSRPNGKSQAWETIAAQHEQIKAWLKQDLTLTKVHTLLGRRGVVVSYRTLHRYATTELGFGIRQATVPVADCEPGAELQVDFGRLGMLTDAADGRRRVVQGLIFTAVYSRHMFVWPTYRQTLHEVIAGFEAAWAFFGGVFAVAIPDNMKAIVDKADATDPKLNDAFREYAQARGFVVDPTRIRSPRDKPRVERCVQYVRSNFFAGEDFRNLSDCRARAEQWCGQVAGMRIHGTTRLRPAEVFATDELPHLKPAPDEVFDIPTWSRPKVAPDRHVQVAKALYSVPGELIGRRLDARVDARTVKLYWRGELIKVHPVMAPGRRHTDPADLPAEVSVYAMRDINTLQRKASAHGQHVGAYAAAVLEHPLPWTKMRQVYRLLGLVRRHGADAVDDACQRALDAEVIDVGLIERMLTRGAGAQLPLIPNPPQASRFVRAATDFAVRRPS, encoded by the coding sequence ATGAGCTACCGGGAGGTGTCGGTGATCGAAGTCAGGGAGATGCTGCGGTTGTGGCTGCAGGGTCATGGGTTGCGCGAGGTGGCCCGGTTATCGGGCACGGACCGCAAAACGGTGCGCCGGTATGTGGACCGCGCCCGCGCGTGCGGGCTGGACCGTGACGGCGACGGGTGTCAGTTGACCGACGAGCTGTTGGCGGCGGTGATCGCCGGCGTGCGGCCGAGTCGGCCCAACGGCAAGAGCCAGGCCTGGGAGACCATCGCCGCCCAGCACGAGCAGATCAAGGCGTGGCTGAAGCAAGACTTGACTCTGACGAAGGTGCACACGCTGCTTGGGCGTCGGGGCGTGGTGGTGTCGTATCGAACGTTGCATCGCTATGCCACAACGGAATTGGGGTTCGGGATTCGGCAGGCCACGGTGCCGGTGGCCGATTGCGAGCCCGGTGCTGAACTGCAGGTCGATTTCGGTCGGCTCGGAATGCTCACTGATGCCGCGGATGGCCGCCGGCGGGTAGTGCAGGGGTTGATCTTCACTGCGGTGTATTCGCGGCACATGTTCGTCTGGCCGACCTACCGGCAGACGCTTCACGAGGTGATCGCCGGGTTTGAGGCCGCGTGGGCATTCTTCGGCGGGGTGTTCGCGGTGGCGATCCCCGACAACATGAAGGCCATCGTCGACAAGGCTGATGCGACCGATCCGAAACTTAATGACGCCTTCCGCGAATACGCTCAGGCGCGGGGCTTCGTCGTGGACCCCACCCGCATCCGCAGCCCGCGCGACAAGCCTAGGGTTGAGCGCTGTGTCCAATATGTTCGGTCGAATTTCTTTGCTGGAGAAGACTTTCGGAATCTGAGTGACTGCCGGGCACGAGCCGAGCAGTGGTGTGGGCAGGTGGCGGGGATGCGGATACACGGCACCACTCGGCTGCGCCCGGCCGAGGTATTCGCCACCGACGAGCTACCCCACCTCAAACCGGCACCCGACGAGGTGTTCGACATCCCGACCTGGAGCCGGCCCAAGGTGGCTCCCGATCGGCACGTGCAGGTCGCCAAGGCGCTCTACAGCGTTCCCGGTGAGCTGATTGGGCGCCGGCTGGATGCCCGGGTGGATGCGCGCACGGTGAAGCTGTATTGGCGCGGTGAGCTGATCAAGGTCCATCCGGTCATGGCGCCAGGACGCCGCCATACCGACCCCGCTGATCTACCGGCCGAGGTGTCGGTCTATGCGATGCGAGATATCAACACCTTGCAGCGCAAGGCATCCGCACACGGGCAGCATGTCGGCGCCTACGCGGCGGCGGTGCTGGAGCATCCGCTGCCGTGGACCAAGATGCGCCAGGTCTACCGACTCCTGGGACTGGTGCGCCGCCACGGCGCCGACGCGGTCGATGACGCCTGCCAGCGCGCGCTGGACGCCGAGGTCATCGACGTCGGGCTGATCGAGCGCATGCTTACCCGCGGTGCCGGCGCACAGCTGCCGCTGATCCCGAACCCGCCGCAGGCGTCGCGGTTCGTCCGCGCGGCCACCGACTTCGCGGTGCGCAGGCCCTCATGA